One segment of Tenrec ecaudatus isolate mTenEca1 chromosome 1, mTenEca1.hap1, whole genome shotgun sequence DNA contains the following:
- the PIAS4 gene encoding E3 SUMO-protein ligase PIAS4 encodes MAAELVEAKNMVMSFRVSDLQMLLGFVGRSKSGLKHELVTRALQLVQFDCSPELFKKIKELYETRYAKKNAEPGPQPHRPLEPLAMHAAYERAGALPRPPLTGPSLDYPVLYGKYLNGLGRLPTKTLKPEVRLVKLPFFNMLDELLKPTELVPQNSEKLQESPCIFALTPRQVELIRNSRELQPGIKAVQVVLRICYSDTSCPQEDQYPPNIAVKVNHSYCSVPGYYPSNKPGVEPKRPCRPINLTHLMYLSSATNRITVTWGNYGKSYSVALYLVRQLTSSELLQRLKTIGVKHPELCKALVKEKLRLDPDSEIATTGVRVSLICPLVKMRLSVPCRAETCAHLQCFDAVFYLQMNEKKPTWMCPVCDKPAAYDQLIIDGLLSKILSECEDADEIEFLADGSWCPIRAEKERSCSPQCPILVLGPSDANGILTAPNVNGGGGISSAASGPSGGGSVAGGVENGKPGADVVDLTLDSSSSSEDEEEEEEDEEDEDEEGPRPKRRCPFPKGLVSAC; translated from the exons aACATGGTGATGAGTTTTCGAGTCTCCGACCTTCAGATGCTCCTGGGCTTCGTGGGGCGCAGCAAGAGCGGACTGAAACACGAGCTGGTGACGCGGGCCCTGCAGCTGGTCCAGTTCGACTGCAGCCCCGAGCTGTTCAAGAAGATCAAGGAGCTCTACGAGACGCGCTACGCCAAGAAGAACGCCGAGCCAGGCCCGCAGCCCCACCGGCCACTGGAGCCCCTGGCCATGCACGCGGCCTATGAGCGGGCCGGCGCGCTGCCCCGGCCGCCCCTCACGGGGCCCAGCCTTGACTACCCCGTGCTCTATGGGAAGTACTTGAACGGACTTGGGCGCTTGCCCACCAAAACCCTCAAGCCGGAGGTCCGCCTGGTCAAGCTGCCCTTCTTCAACATGCTGGATGAGCTGCTGAAGCCCACCGAGCTGG TCCCACAGAACAGCGAGAAGCTGCAGGAGAGCCCGTGCATCTTCGCCCTGACGCCGCGGCAGGTGGAGCTGATCCGAAACTCCAG AGAGCTCCAGCCCGGGATCAAGGCTGTGCAGGTGGTTCTGAG AATCTGCTACTCGGATACCAGCTGCCCTCAGGAGGACCAGTACCCGCCCAACATCGCCGTCAAGGTCAACCACAGCTACTGCTCTGTCCCC GGCTACTACCCCTCCAACAAGCCGGGCGTCGAGCCCAAGCGGCCCTGCCGGCCCATCAACCTCACCCACCTCATGTACCTGTCCTCCGCCACCAACCGCATCACCGTCACCTGGGGAAACTACGGCAAG AGCTACTCCGTGGCGCTGTACCTGGTGCGGCAGCTGACCTCCTCGGAGCTGCTGCAGAGGTTGAAAACCATCGGGGTCAAGCACCCGGAGCTGTGCAAGGCGCTGG TCAAAGAGAAGTTGCGCCTGGACCCTGACAGCGAGATCGCCACCACAGGCGTGCGTGTTTCCCTCATCTGCCCG CTGGTGAAGATGCGGCTGTCGGTGCCCTGCCGCGCGGAGACCTGCGCCCACCTGCAGTGCTTCGATGCCGTCTTCTACCTGCAGATGAACGAAAAGAAGCCCACCTGGATGTGTCCTGTGTGTGATAAACCTGCCGCCTACGACCAGCTCATCATCGACGG GCTCCTCTCCAAGATCCTGAGCGAGTGCGAGGACGCGGATGAGATTGAGTTCCTGGCCGACGGCTCATGGTGCCCCATCCGGGCAGAGAAGGAGCGCAGCTGCAGCCCCCAGTGCCCCATCCTGGTCCTGG GCCCGTCTGACGCCAACGGGATCCTCACCGCCCCCAACGTCAACGGAGGTGGTGGCATCAGTAGTGCGGCCAGCGGTCCCAGTGGTGGGGGCAGTGTGGCGGGCGGAGTGGAGAACGGGAAGCCTGGAGCCGACGTGGTGGACCTCACACTGGACAGCTCTTCATCGTCagaagatgaggaggaggaagaggaggacgaggaggacgaGGATGAGGAAGGGCCCCGGCCCAAACGGCGCTGTCCCTTCCCAAAGGGCCTGGTGTCGGCATGCTGA